The following proteins are co-located in the Bombus pascuorum chromosome 3, iyBomPasc1.1, whole genome shotgun sequence genome:
- the LOC132905286 gene encoding multiple inositol polyphosphate phosphatase 1 isoform X1 translates to MQLLNAQVFLIINAISVAFIFAHNCLLDNRDYKCRIGTKTPYRFISNHDDSPLEYPGCISRKIWLILRHGTRYPGKKYIPSMIEKLPKLQKIILDNYKENESEFTDEDIDLFKEWKITFNEDDIMKLAEEGEDEMIDIGERYQSRFPTLMPEIYDNQTYRFKYTATQRTEESAKNFATGLFGRYSSYRVQYPEAEHKDPVLRFYKRCQRWRSEVDKNPDSRIEKEKFLKSNVYKKMLKDVSRRIGYQVDHEIVHLMYVMCGFETAWHKNAESPWCRIFSLDEFKVLEFADDLEYYWNDGYGYKLSYEQACPALRDVFNFFMADEGLVVSVYFSHSGTILKLLALLGIAKEDQHLTHDLFSLYAENRAWRTGVIDTFASNIAFILYNCSGSPSILFMHQERPLHLPGCPMNVPCPLSTMKALYPDQEEECQFETLCSMEESS, encoded by the exons ATGCAACTATTAAATGctcaagtatttttaattattaatgcaATAAGTGTAGCATTTATCTTTGCACACAATTGCCTTTTGGACAATAGAGATTATAAATGTAGAATAGGAACTAAAACACCATATAGATTTATATCAAACCATGATGATTCTCCTCTTGAATACCCAG GTtgtatttcaagaaaaatatggTTAATTTTAAGACATGGTACAAGATATCCTGGTAAAAAGTATATACCATCCATGATTGAAAAACTGCCAAAGCTACAAAAGATTATCCTGGATAACTATAAAGAGAATGAATCAGAATTTACAGATGAAGATATAGACTTATTTAAAGAGtggaaaattacttttaacgaagatgatattatgaaattagcagaagaaggagaagatgAAATGATCGATATTGGAGAAAGATATCAATCCAGATTTCCTACTCTTATGCCAGAGATTTATGATAATCAAACTTATAga ttTAAGTACACTGCCACTCAACGCACAGAGGAAAGTGCTAAGAACTTTGCTACTGGTTTATTTGGAAGATACAGTAGTTATCGAGTTCAGTATCCAGAAGCAGAACACAAGGATCCTGTGTTAAGA TTTTATAAACGTTGTCAACGTTGGCGTTCTGAAGTGGACAAAAATCCAGATTCgcgaatagaaaaagaaaaattcttgaaGAGCAATGTTTataagaaaatgttaaaagatgTTTCTAGACGTATTGGTTATCAGGTTGATCACG AAATTGTACATTTGATGTACGTGATGTGTGGATTTGAAACTGCATGGCACAAAAACGCCGAGTCACCATGGTGTAGAATATTCTCGCTAGACGAgttcaaa GTACTCGAATTTGCAGATGATTTGGAATATTATTGGAACGATGGATATGGTTACAAATTGTCTTACGAGCAAGCTTGCCCAGCTTTGAGAGatgtttttaacttttttat GGCAGATGAAGGACTGGTAGTATCGGTGTATTTTAGTCATTCGGGAACCATTTTGAAACTATTAGCTCTATTAGGAATCGCTAAGGAAGATCAACATTTAACGCAtgatttattttcgttatatgCGGAGAACAGAGCCTGGAGAACTGGGGTTATCGATACTTTCGCATCTAATATCGCATTCATTTTAtacaa ttgtTCTGGAAGTCCCAGTATTCTCTTCATGCATCAGGAAAGGCCATTACATCTACCAGGTTGTCCTATGAATGTGCCATGTCCACTGTCTACAATGAAAGCACTTTACCCTGACCAAGAAGAAGAGTGTCAGTTTGAAACATTGTGTTCAATGGAGGAATCATCATAA
- the LOC132905284 gene encoding venom acid phosphatase Acph-1-like, which yields MDIKWISRIIICALYFQASWAELKLVQTIFRHGNRMPSNIKYYPNDPYVNYTYEPAGRGGLTNVGKLNMYKLGQYFRERYDQFLGQVYTSKDIWFRADEVERVVMSGQLVAAGLYPPSEEQRWNSDLNWQPIPVWTPLNSNDCLYNGQFLTNFYTWRNNVEKTDETIVQFEKQNKDVYRYLSEHTGGNITQSRTFNLRQFLNTQKDIGLKLPEWTTSVFPHGKLDELAVNDIYIRTRTPQMKQLLAGMWIREWLNHVDDHLNKNDTRKAFMYAAHDLNIAYILAALDNFDNEIPYYGSTLIFELHEEDNEYYIQMLYRNKENIQLLKFPNCGDKMCPLDKFKKFVMPIIPKNLEEICGQE from the exons ATGGATATTAAATGGATCTCAAGGATCATCATTTGCGCCCTTTATTTTCAAGCATCTTGGGCCGAGCTCAAGCTCGTACAAACGATATTTAGACATGGAAACAGAATGCCATCGAATATCAAGTACTATCCGAACGATCCTTACGTTAACTACACTTACGAACCAGCAGGACGAGGAGGTTTAACAAAC gttgGTAAACTGAATATGTACAAACTTGGCCAATATTTTCGTGAAAGATACGACCAATTTTTAGGGCAAGTTTACACTTCAAAAGATATTTGGTTCCGCGCCGATGAGGTAGAGAGAGTCGTAATGAGTGGACAACTAGTAGCAGCTGGATTATATCCTCCGTCTGAAGAACAAAG GTGGAATTCTGATTTAAATTGGCAACCGATACCTGTATGGACACCGCTGAATTCGAACGATTGCCTGTATAATGggcaatttttaacaaatttctatacaTGGAGAAATAACGTGGAGAAAACAGATGAAACTATAgtgcaatttgaaaaacagaATAAAGATGTTTATAGGTATTTATCTGAACATACAGGTGGTAATATCACACAATCTAGAACTTTCAACTTACGTCAATTTTTGAACACACAg AAAGATATTGGTTTAAAATTACCCGAATGGACAACATCTGTTTTTCCACATGGAAAGCTAGATGAGTTAGCTGTAAACGATATTTACATTCGAACTCGTACTCCACAAATGAAGCAGTTATTAGCtg GAATGTGGATTCGCGAATGGCTGAATCATGTTGATGATCATTTAAATAAGAACGATACACGAAAAGCATTTATGTATGCGGCACATGATCTAAATATTGCTTACATACTTGCAGCACTAGACAATTTTGATAACGAAATTCCTTACTATGGTAGTACTCTGATATTTGAATTACATGAAGAGGATaacgaatattatattcaG ATGCTTTATAGAAACAaggaaaatattcaattactCAAATTCCCTAATTGTGGTGACAAAATGTGTCCATTGGATAAGttcaaaaaatttgtaatgCCTATAATACCAAAAAATCTGGAAGAAATATGTGGAcaggaataa
- the LOC132905287 gene encoding protein lin-37 homolog: MGKKRNIQPPPVPVPGRVKIEIKDELGDNDVLVARDRLKGALRELLQHSDTGSSADSSEESSAQDYKHSMKKIDMYRSKSMGFQQPRKVRRRRQVQMDTAFHHTYVMKLFDRSVDLAQFQEDTPLYPICRAWMANQPRNPNLVPKVRSPSPEIVNEVNISNNILDSNGEVRDVYYLPPPLPCEEAIPRNRIPSPIPREKEELILDYDGQTLKSREMLLREHRVHWNAVRKKWHQQAHKNELRFTQGANILNTIFKRAQSEFE; this comes from the exons AtggggaaaaagagaaatattcaaCCACCACCTGTACCAGTACCTGGTCGTGtgaagatagaaataaaagatgaatTAG GAGATAATGATGTACTTGTTGCAAGAGATCGTTTAAAAGGTGCTCTGAGAGAATTACTACAGCATAGTGATACAGGATCATCAGCAGATTCAAGTGAAGAAAGTTCTGCCCAAGATTATAAACattcaatgaaaaaaat tgATATGTACAGATCAAAATCAATGGGTTTTCAACAACCACGTAAAGTTAGACGCCGTAGACAAGTACAAATGGATACTGCATTTCATCATActtatgtaatgaaattatttgatagaaGTGTTGATTTAGCTCAATTTCAAGAAGATACACCGCTTTACCCCATATGTAGAGCATGGATGGCAAATCAACCAAGAAATCCTAATCTTGTACCAAA AGTACGCAGTCCAAGTCCAGAAATAGTGAATGAAGTGaatataagtaataatatattggatAGTAATGGAGAAGTTCGTGATGTTTATTACTTGCCACCTCCACTACCTTGTGAAGAAGCTATACCTAGAAATCGTATACCTTCACCAATAcctagagaaaaagaagaattgatTTTAGATTAT GATGGACAAACCCTAAAATCACGAGAAATGTTGTTGAGAGAACATAGAGTACATTGGAATGCTGTGCGCAAAAAATGGCATCAACAAGCACATAAGAATGAACTGCGTTTTACGCAAGGTGCaaatatactaaatactatatttaagag gGCACAATCAGAATTTGAGTAA
- the LOC132905286 gene encoding multiple inositol polyphosphate phosphatase 1 isoform X2: MIEKLPKLQKIILDNYKENESEFTDEDIDLFKEWKITFNEDDIMKLAEEGEDEMIDIGERYQSRFPTLMPEIYDNQTYRFKYTATQRTEESAKNFATGLFGRYSSYRVQYPEAEHKDPVLRFYKRCQRWRSEVDKNPDSRIEKEKFLKSNVYKKMLKDVSRRIGYQVDHEIVHLMYVMCGFETAWHKNAESPWCRIFSLDEFKVLEFADDLEYYWNDGYGYKLSYEQACPALRDVFNFFMADEGLVVSVYFSHSGTILKLLALLGIAKEDQHLTHDLFSLYAENRAWRTGVIDTFASNIAFILYNCSGSPSILFMHQERPLHLPGCPMNVPCPLSTMKALYPDQEEECQFETLCSMEESS; this comes from the exons ATGATTGAAAAACTGCCAAAGCTACAAAAGATTATCCTGGATAACTATAAAGAGAATGAATCAGAATTTACAGATGAAGATATAGACTTATTTAAAGAGtggaaaattacttttaacgaagatgatattatgaaattagcagaagaaggagaagatgAAATGATCGATATTGGAGAAAGATATCAATCCAGATTTCCTACTCTTATGCCAGAGATTTATGATAATCAAACTTATAga ttTAAGTACACTGCCACTCAACGCACAGAGGAAAGTGCTAAGAACTTTGCTACTGGTTTATTTGGAAGATACAGTAGTTATCGAGTTCAGTATCCAGAAGCAGAACACAAGGATCCTGTGTTAAGA TTTTATAAACGTTGTCAACGTTGGCGTTCTGAAGTGGACAAAAATCCAGATTCgcgaatagaaaaagaaaaattcttgaaGAGCAATGTTTataagaaaatgttaaaagatgTTTCTAGACGTATTGGTTATCAGGTTGATCACG AAATTGTACATTTGATGTACGTGATGTGTGGATTTGAAACTGCATGGCACAAAAACGCCGAGTCACCATGGTGTAGAATATTCTCGCTAGACGAgttcaaa GTACTCGAATTTGCAGATGATTTGGAATATTATTGGAACGATGGATATGGTTACAAATTGTCTTACGAGCAAGCTTGCCCAGCTTTGAGAGatgtttttaacttttttat GGCAGATGAAGGACTGGTAGTATCGGTGTATTTTAGTCATTCGGGAACCATTTTGAAACTATTAGCTCTATTAGGAATCGCTAAGGAAGATCAACATTTAACGCAtgatttattttcgttatatgCGGAGAACAGAGCCTGGAGAACTGGGGTTATCGATACTTTCGCATCTAATATCGCATTCATTTTAtacaa ttgtTCTGGAAGTCCCAGTATTCTCTTCATGCATCAGGAAAGGCCATTACATCTACCAGGTTGTCCTATGAATGTGCCATGTCCACTGTCTACAATGAAAGCACTTTACCCTGACCAAGAAGAAGAGTGTCAGTTTGAAACATTGTGTTCAATGGAGGAATCATCATAA